ACCCCGGTAGTGGTGGACCCAGCGGTACTGGGGGTGGTGTCGGAGGAGCACCGTATCCTGGTGGTGGACCCGGCGGCACTGGGGGTGGTGTAGGCGGAGTACGGTACCCCGGTGGTGGTGGACCCAGCGGCACTGGGGGTGGTGTCGGAGGAGCACCGTATCCTGGTGGGGGACCCGGTGGCACTGGGGGTGTTGTCGGAGGAGCACCGTATCCTGGTGGTGGACCCGGTGGCACTGGGGGTGGTGTAGGCGAAGTACGGTACCCCGGTGGTGGTGGACCCAGCGGCACTGGGGGTGGTGTCGGAGGAGCACCGTATCCTGGTGGGGGACCCGGTGGCACTGGGGGTGGTGTAGGCGGAGTACGGTACCCCGGTGGTGGTGGACCCAGCGGCACTGGGGGTGGTATCGGAGGAGCACCGTATCCTGGTGGTGGACCCGGAGGCACTGGGGGTGGTGTAGGCGGAGTACGGTACCCCGGTGGTGGTGGACCCAGCGGCACTGGGGGTGGTGTCGGAGGAGTACCGTATCCGGGTGGTGGCCCCGGTGACACCGGGGGTGGTGTAGGCGGAGTACCGTACCCCGGTAGTGGTGGACCCACTGGTACGGCGGGTGGTGTAGGCGGAGTACGGTATCCCGGTGGTAGCGGACCCAGCGGCACTGGGGGTGGTGTCGGAGGAGCACCGTATCCTGGTGGTGGACCCGGTGGCACTGGGGGTGGTGTAGGCGGAGTACGGTACCCCGGTGGTGGTGGACCCAGCGGCACTGGGGGTGGTGTCGGGGGAGTACCATATCCAGGTGGTGGCCCCGGTGACACCGGGGGTGGTGTCGGGGGAGTACCGTATCCTGGTGGTGGCCCCGGTGGCACCGGGGGTGGTGTAGGCGGAGTACCGTACCCCGGTAGTGGTGGACCCACTGGTACGGCGGGTGGTGTAGGCGGAGTACCGTACCCCGGTGGTGGTGGACCCAGCGGCACTGGGGGTGGTGTCGGGGGAGTACCGTATCCTGGTGGTGGCCCCGGTGGCACCGGGGGTGGGGTGGGCGGAGTACCGTACCCCGGTGGTGGCGGACCCAGCAGCACTTGGGGTGTTGTCGGAGGAGTACCGTATCCCGGTGGTGGACCCAGTGGCGTAGAAGGAAGATATCCCGGAAATTTTCCCAATGGTGTAGGAGGTGAATATTATGATGGTAATCTAGGTGGTACTGGAGGACCAAACAGACCTGGGTGGTACCCGGGCCAACAAAATGTTAATGATTGGTCCGGTCAGAATGGAGGTGAAGCTGGGTTAccacaaaaagaaaacattatGTCTCCGCAGTATTATCCATCACCTGGATCACAAGGTTCCGATGATGATGCAGATTCGCAAGCTTCGAGTTCAGTACAGAAAGCGGATTCTGGGACGATGGCTAGTGCATCAGCTCAAGGAAAGTATGGGCAGGGAACGGCACAATCTCAAGTTTCAGGAACTTACAGTGGTTCCGGATCATTTTCTGCTCAGGCAGGTACCAATGACGGTTCGAAAGGTGCTCAGACTCAAGTTAGTGGTGGTAAGCAGGGCGCAACAAGCAGTGCACAGGGCTCTGGAGGCCGTGGTAAGAGCCAGTCTCAAGTACAGCTGCATTCGAATACAGGAGCTACATCATCAGATGCACAAAGTAGCGGCTGGAATCATGGCACAAACTCGCAAGTACAAACGACTTCCAGAGGCGGCATGGCTGATGCACAAGCCAACGGTGAAGGCAGCACCTCGAGCCAGGCCCAAATAGGCTTTCAGCcttatgaaaaagaaaatgatcaaTCGCAGACGAATTCTTCAATATTCCTGGGCGGTGGTACTGCTTCTGCACAAAGTGGGACATACAGAGGTCAATCACAGGCGCAATTACAAGGCTCGTTCAAATATGGTTTATCATACAATGGAGCTGCTCAGGCAGGTTCTGGTTCAGGGGCTGCTGCTTCTAGGAAACCTTTCAACTTTTCGAGTTCCAATTCAGAGCTGTTCAAACCGTTTAGTCCTTTTCCAACCGTCGTAATTTCATCCGAAGAAGTGACACCTGACAACAATTTACAATCAGCCGAAATATTGCCAGCACTTGAAGAAGGTGGTGGTGAGCATTACGAACCACAAGCACAGACCGGCGGAACACAATCCCCACTTGTTCAGAAAACAGATACAGTGTTTACTCCTCCGGATCCAACGAGGGCAACTGGAGTACGGTATAACAATCCCGTACCAACTCGCAGCTCATTGCAAAACACAGGAGTGGATGACAATTATGAACAAACAAATGTAAATTCAGATGATTATGATGAAGAGTATGGAGATGAGTATTACGACTCTACGCCAACCGTATTCCCATCTGAAAGTGTGTCTAAAGATGGTGGTTTAACCGTGAGCAGCAAACAACCAAATCAATATCAACAGACTCACGTTTCGAACGGACAATACGGTGCACGTGTCACACAAGACTCTTCAACAGGATTTCATGAGGGCGATATTCTACAACCGGGACAATCTTTACCAGGATTTACAATCCCACCTGGATACCGTGGCAGGGTAGTGTCTATTTCCGGAAGCGATACAAAAGTTGAAGGTGATGGAGATTCGCAGTCTCAAACGCTTACGCTAACTTCAGGAAAAAACAACGTAACTTATGAAAATCGTACCAAGGAATCAGCGGCGGCCCATTCAAGAGCCTTGCAGACTCCACGTAATCGCTTCAGATACGACAGCAGAAGATACCAACAACCCGCAGTACCAAACAGTTACTTGCGATCTAGTCCCAGTCCACCAAGTAAGCCTAATTATTACACGATCACCAACAGCGTTGCAGGTAAGATACAAAGCAATAGAGACACAGCTCGCAAGTACGAACACCGTTACTACACAAAAAGCTCCACCTGTGGATATTTCACTTTCTCCTGCAATATCGTTTACGGCTCTAATGGGCGAACTAAGGTCTGTAAACCAAAAGTACCGACTAACCCGGATGGCAGTCCAATAAAATGCTGAAAATCTGTCTAAAGTTCTACGTGACTTATTACACACATATTAAACTTTCAGTGTACTTTTACCTAACGTCGACATATTCACATTTGTATTCATTGCACTGCCTTCTTCAAGTAACGCAAGTATTCACATGGAAAATTTATCTCGAGGATTGGGTCGTTTAATTTTAAGGAATTAGTCTATATAGTTAACGTTTTAACTTCTCCGATCATTCTTAActggaattaatttttaaatcattgaAAGTACATAAAGAAATAGTGTTACAATATGTTGTTGCGCGAGAGACCGCAAGTATTTGACTTTACTTGTCTGCCGATTATTTAATTACGAATGAATTCCTAACGAAGAAAAACGATTGAGTCAGTGCACGTGCATAATTTTCCCACTATGATATGTGCACATAAACGGAAATGTAGTGAATATCTGTCAAGGCCCTGTTGCTTGTGCCATGTAAACGAATCACGGAAAAGCGAAGGACGGATATCCAACGTAATCAGTGGATCATGTTCCACTTTTCTGTGAACCGTCTCATACGGGATTGCACCTTTTAATTATTAGAACGTAGGGTGACGGTGGAGTAAGGGATGAGTATCAAATATTTGGACGAAACGCGGTCGCGCACTGGGTGCGAAATGTATGTATTCAGATTAATGCACTTGCTGTTGTTGCAGGTTTGCAAACTTTACACTGTTGCGGCAATGCGCCAATCGAGTTATGCGTTGACTGTGTTGAATTATAGTGAAACACACGGAAAGAAAAAGGCTTGTAAGTTGAAAGCGAGTTTTCAAAAACTGCATGTTTTCTGCCACAAGATGGCGTCTTccgaaatggaaaaaaagttatcGCTGACAAATCGCATGAGCAGAAAAACCGATTTTAACATTGAATCATACCAAGTTGACCATACCTCgggtgcgttccgaaattagcTCCCAGTGCTGTCAACCGCCTTTTATCTTTTGTGCGCTGCGGAGTTCGTAAGTAGCTTCTCCCTCTGTCGTAAGTAGGGAGTTTTTAGAGCTGCCAGCTAATTTCTGAATGCACCCTTCATTGCACCAATTTCGATGGATGTTTTCAATGTAATGTTTTTGTAAtcttttctcgttttattATCAACATGAGCACATGAAATTGgattgtaaaaagaaaacgacagttggataaatttgtttatctttatatttttcaacgtttttgaaaaaatattattttaaattttgaaactaacatcgatttttccattcacttcAGAATTAAGTTACGAATCGTTAACTATTCTACTACACTTTACTGATTCCATATGCGTAGGGGAATTGagtcaaaaatattcagacaAAAGTATGGTTTCATCATATTCTAATcagcatatacatataagctatatacctatatatatattcacatccaattattattcacaatgTTACACAAATTATTGCTTTGAAGTATTTcatgtgtatattttatattgttaatacggtttattaaaataatgagCTTATAACCAGGAAACATCTCACATTCTTCTTTCGTCAGTCTTTATGGAAATAATACAAACAATTCATCATTGTTTTACAGCAAATTGTACAAAAcagaaagtaataaaaaatcttgTACATGCATCATATTATTTAACACAACATATCAAAATTGTAAAGAATTCTATATAAATGGTAAAAACTTAAATAAGTATACGTAAACAAcataaaatgtacaaaaattgcaagtacaaaaataaacgtaATTATATCATGTATGTACAGCGTAACAAAATTATGAAAGTGTAATATGAAcgtcgattttttcaaaaattcaggtaAGTATCTGCAGAAGAtttagtaataaaaaatttcacgctgAGTATTTGTCTCTATCGTAAATCATAATGCTAATTAAATTACGTGGCAGCAtcttaatcatttttcaacataCTATTATCTTTACTCTTTCAGTCTGTaactaaaataaaatcgtGCATTGTGTTTACATTTGTACAGATTTACAGGATACTGTTTAAAAGTCATTGACATCTTCGTCACTGAAATTGTGAGAAATGTTGGTGCTACGGTGAATAGATATTATGCCTGTTGATGTACGTAATctgcaaataaaaattcatcgttataAATTACGTACATAAACTTACATCCAATTGGGAACTTGGGTGAGATACGTAAGACTGGTTCATCCCCAAACGGATTCAGAGGTAagaaacaaattcaaaaaatcacaataataattgtatatGGCAGAGGTTTTGAAACGATTCTTACTTTCATGTATactttattgtttattatttctcgACAATACTTTAGAAATTcctgaatatttgaataaaaatcttcaattttatGCAGTTCTATATCATGATATTTCGAGTCCCAATACTGTACTTTGCAAACTTGGTAACAAAAccattgttaaaaaaataggAATCTTATTCAGACAAGCAAtcaaaacaaaaggaaaataaacgCACGAGTGACGTTTAATGATTTAACATTTGTTTATTCAGGCTTAAAGTAAACTTGCCTTGCACAACCTTTATTCCTCACAAGTTTGTTAATCTGCAGAAACTGAATTAGGACATATGGATGCGGTATGGTCCACTATACCATCCACTAATTTATCTTCTTCTATTTCAGTTAATTCATCGTCACATGTTTCAGAACTGTTAATAGTAATATAAATTAGTCTACGTACAGAATAAAGCTGTATACTTACCTAATAATGATGGTTAAAAAATGTCTTTCATAGAAAAAAGCAGTGTTAATATCAGAAACGTAAGATTTACTTGAAAAGTTTGCTTGTTAATACCATGGTTAATAAGAATTTCCAAGAAGAATCGTCAAGATTGAAATTTGGAGGCACAAAGATAAAagcacaatattttttaaatatcatttattatcattttgttATCATTACCTGTTTTTGAAATGCTCTAATTGGACGTTTGCTGAGCCTAGTTGTTCTGAAAGATCTTCATTGGCCCTTTGAAGCCTGCGAACATTGTTAGAAGCGGTATCTAGCTCGTCTTGTGCCGAAGCTagttcttttttcaattcttccaCCCTAGCTCGCACCCTTTTCACTTCGGTTTCGTATTGTTCTGATCGTCTCAAAGCGTGCGACAATTCAGTCGTTTTCTCAGCAagcatttttttcagttttgaaTGTGAATGCTTAAGGTCTAACACCTCCTATCGAAATTCAATACACAGCGTTAACAGAAATCAATTGTAAAGCAAGTTCTATGTCGATTCAGATCTTTCTGTgcaaatgaatatttaatttttaatttaccttGTTGCGATCCAATAACTCTTGTTGAATTTGCCTGACATCCGTGTCAGACGCAGAAACAGGTCGACCTCGTCGCGACTCCACTCTTTCCTGCATATCGCGTAACTCATTCCTGAGTTGTTTATTCTCACGATCAAGAGAAATTTTCTCAGTCTCTAACCGTTCCCGTTTACCCCATTCTGCAGCATTTTCTGCTTGCAGTCTCTCCAACTAGaattgatacaattttttaaatcaagttTAGCGCTATATTactcaaatattatttaacgTTCAATTGATATTCTAAATCTGTGGACTAACTTCAGTTCGCAGATCTGATAGACGACGATCCATGCCTTCACGATTTGTTGCCTCGTCAATGAGATCCGCTTGTGCAGCACTGAGTTCACTTTGAAATCTGTCCTTCAATGCCAATAGTTCTCTGGTAACTTCAGTTCTACtttcttctaattcttcaCACCGTTCTCTGAGTTGCGTTACTTCTGATCTGAGTTTTTCCATTCCCCGATGGAGCGACGACTTTTCtcttgaaaataatacaataattaaGCGAATATGTAATGATCCGAGGACTCATAAAACAGATACGTTTTCCTACTTATTAGTAGCAGTAAATTTGTACTTACTCTCGTTCGGCAGATATAGTTTTTGTTGCCTCTTCGAGTCTTAAATGCAGCATGGACATTTTCTGCATCAGAAATTCTTCATCGCTAGCATCAATAACAGATTGTCGTTTATCTAATTTATCTTGCATTGCATTGGTCTCGCCGACAAGCTTCATCATATCCCTATCCAAAGTATCGATTGAACTTTCTTTGTACAATTCTACAGCATGTTTAGGCACAGCACCTTGCAAAACATATTCCTCTATATCTCTGTCTTGCACTGCTGCATCCATATCAGATTTAGAACTTGGCTCTTCAGCAGAGTTTGCATGCACAAATAAATCTTTCTGATTCAATATCGGGACCATTTTTTCAGTCTGTTGAACGTTATTGTATACTTCCAAGAGCTCGTCAACTCCAAGCGCATCTCTGAGTCGAGGATCAGACTCTAAGATGTTGATTATTTGCTGATCAAATTGTCCAGCGTGTTTCAAAAGTATCATGTGTATGTtctccatttcttttttaagcTGCTCATTCTGCAATTCGATGTCTTGTTTCTCATGCTTGAATGTGTTCGCATCTTTCAATGCTACTTCCAGCTTGCTTCTCAGCAATTTAGCCTCTTCCCTTGCTTTGTTTCTTTCATTGCGCACCTTGCTCCATTTTTCACGCCAGTTCGCCGTACAATCCGACCACCAACGCATTGTTTTTTCCATTTGAGCCGCTCGTGCTCGTGCTTCCTCAAGTTCCCTTTGTCGCAAAGCCTATACATATTTTAAAACGTGATTAAAATTGTCTTGAAATTGATTGagttttttcaactcaaatTCTATCGAGACAAATTCTATAGTAGATAAATTCATGTTCACTGTACTAATTAAATACAGAGACACGCGACGAATCATCAcagttaaaattttaaaggtACCTCTTTGGTTTCCCACTCACTGTCTGCGTAGCGAGGAGAACTCGATGAGCTAACAGAAACATCATGTTCCCTAACAATTCGACGGGATGACGTTCCACTAGCTGTTGATTGTGCCATTGGGAGTCAGCAGGTTAACCTATTCCATGAGGTTTTCGAATGGATTACTACACTGAATAGTATTTCATGTAAACTTCATTCTgattcgatatttattttctagtAGCACTGATGAATGCGCAGAATATTAACTACGATCGGACGCCTTTGCGCAAAGTACAGACaaacttttattatttacaataaacgTAACGAAAACAACACAATGACAAAAgcttggtaaaaattattaatacgtCAGGGTGCGTTCCGAAACTTTCTGGCAGCGCGAAAAACTCCCTAGGatagaagagagaagagagcaAAAGagataataaattgtttataGCACTCTGAGATAATATCAGAATGCACCCTAAATTAGAATCACAGAGTATCACCAGTGACGAGTACTCTGGTATCACGCATCGTTATCGGTGCGTTCCGATATTAGCTTTTATCCTAGGGTGTTTTTAGTGCTGCCAGCTAATGGTGGAGCACACCCTATATTGCGCGTAAGCGATATAGtgaatcttttgaaatctggGTGTGTCCTATCATCTGCCGTTGTATAGAACTCCCTAAGAGAGAGACGGAAATCGGTATGAGTAGCGCTGTGGTAGCGCTACACAAATTATTAACTCATTATTAAAATGGACGCCTGtagcgttgactgaagaatataaagacggTTGCCTTTACgggctttggtgtgacaaccTAAAATCGTCGTGCGCTTGCGCCCCCTAAGATGTTCCACTGAAAGATGTTTCAACTGCagagttgagaacttattgcagaacatcagagagttaccgatttcgacatgatgctggctgcattcaccttctGAGTAACAGTCTTCGCAATTAGCGTCGGCACTAGCTCACGGCAGGCCCCGTGCGAGCCTTGAAAATCGGGCCCCCCTGTAAAAATTACGTACTACTCAAAACTCAAAATGCAGCTTTGCGAGattttttgtttgcaaaagttgaaataatatCTACAAAACTAACTTGCTGCTAATTTGATGTTCAATCGACATTGCAGCTAAGCCATTCAGTCGGTCTTGGCACATAGTGGAgcgcaaataaatttttataagcTTCAGTTTTGAGAATGTCCTTTCTCCTAACGTGGAAGTTACGggtaatgttgaaaaaatccttGAAGTTTTATAGTTAAAGAGATGAAgtttgaatatatttcatcaAGACCTTAGATAATAATGTGCGACAAAttcgatttattcaaaatctgAGATCTATCCAATAATACAAAGTTGCTGGAATTTTGGATGATACTAAAAGGTTTGCAAACGTCTTTGGTTATCACGAAACGTTCTCGTAAACTTGATATAACTATATAGCATAACTTGTtgacaaattcaatttccaacCTTTTCATTGGATCGCTTGATCATTCATCGCTTTGAGATTCGTAATCGAGAAATCGTTTCGTCCGTGGGGTACGTGATTCGGGTAAAGTTTGCGAAATGTCCAACTGTTCAGCCATCTGTTTAGCAGTGGCTACGCATGTTTCGAAACCGGATTCTCGGAAGGCTTGTAATTGAAAGAAAGCACCATCGATCATGTTCATCATGGTATGTAAATCGACTTTGGGACATTGTAAGGCCTTGCTGATTTTGTTGATCTCTTGCAGTATATCGTACCATACCACCAAACGATTGAGATAATGAGAGAATGAGAAATGATCGAGGCAGATACACGCAGCGTGGCTGCGTAGGCCGTACAATCGTATTCGAATTCCTCCCAAAATGCATTTTCTTACAATAGTTGTAATAAAACATGTATTTCTatgacaatattttacatGCGCTGtcaaaatttatgtaatcTTGGCCGTTCCAATctcgaaatattaatttattgtgCAATTTCAACTCTCAACACGTGATTCCCTATCTCGAGCTTTTTGCGACATTCTAGAGATTTATGTTTCGGTAAATTACTCGTAAACGCCTCttagaatttttataaaattcgaGTATCTTATATCGTGGCAAAAACTTCCGTCGCTAATTCTAAAGTTGCAcaaattttgatcgagatgaaatggatgctccgtatatgagacggtatttaacgcagtgtcctgatttaaagacctaaaaaggtggttgtcggcgattttttttattgatagggagagatagaacgaagattcttaaaacttcgagtgtatttgaacacacatttgaaaggtacgagtaaaaaattttatcatccaactgtcgcagaacggcagcatTATTAGCTGACCtgttaactgaagaatatatctttagtcaaaggctgaccatcgaagagcctagccgcttgagtctggaatcggcaggaaagataaagtgcgtattgtctgaaatgtaaaaactgaaatcattatacatcatatcatatcatatcatcatatgATACgtatcatacatcatacatcatacatagcattaaagttcgaaaccaaattttggatgttcggatgttcagaaagtgacgtcacccaaaattttttttccttgacgtcatcgatctatataGACGAAAATTAGCTAGCCAAATTTCGCAGTCTCGAAACagccgcgcagtagagcggacagatgagaatcgcgctccgcagatttcgagtatcGGAatctctacctcctggatcctgcgctccgggtccACTTCCtgatgaaactcgacttccaggacaagcgctccatAATTCTGgatgtccaggtccttgacctggtggatctcgacttccaggacaagcgctccgtagtttttgcgctcaaggtccactacgtagtgaaaatttacttccaggacaagcgcttcGTGGTTCCTGCGGAGCAAgtacgctacctggtgaaactcgacttccaggacaagcgctccgtagttcctgcgctccaggttcACTAgttggtgaaactcgacttccaggacaagcgctccgtagtttctgcgctccaggttcACTACCcagtgaaactcgacttccaggacaagcgctccgtagtttctgcgctccaggttcactacctggtgaaactcgacttccaggacaagcgcttcgtagtttctgcgctccaggttcactacctggtgaaactcgacttccag
This is a stretch of genomic DNA from Neodiprion fabricii isolate iyNeoFabr1 chromosome 2, iyNeoFabr1.1, whole genome shotgun sequence. It encodes these proteins:
- the LOC124175040 gene encoding uncharacterized PE-PGRS family protein PE_PGRS54-like isoform X6, which codes for MTRIPGPPLWSILVLIAVFGLVTVQAKYYEKKRFDRSIDQPQTTLGTPYRPSKQRTFNDYNTHYIAYKDAKLNVCYLEPMRNISSNGLNLWQKMLHNADQRTLYVSEQLLTKIEVWRLAGGRIVEFCRGRSAVLLQETKPVPGYMEDPFLNEIAEDENDVVPHRVADVVLKPLYARAKRQIQLEEREQLNSKLTVRQRRQAPFRGRFRGQTQSQYLNFGDGQSKEGKAEARITHDSSHAVVSGTNGMGQAQSMSSGGGDCEECPGYRQPTYPGRGGGTGSQGSVWSYPTGRPSSGTNYEGNYNPKNGWKPSGPGPEGQQTVDHELDNLLLPKIYPGDKTRGVPSQPNGKYPGGGPSSTSSVHPDSNTGSGIGRGPYPGGESTGTGGGVGGAGIPYPGGGSSGTWGGVGGVPYPGGGPTGTGGGVGGVPYPNGGPSGTGGGVGGVPYPGGGPGGTGGGVGRVRYPGGGGPSGTGGGVGGAPYPGGGPGGTGGGVGGVPYPGGGPGGTGGGVGGVPYPGGGGPSGTGGGVGGAPYPGGGPGGTGGGVGGVPYPGGGPGGTGVGVGGLPYPGGGGPSGTGGGVGGAPYPGGGPGGTGGGVGGVRYPGGGGPSGTGGGIGGAPYPGGGPEGTGGGVGGVRYPGGGGPSGTRGGVGGAPYPGGGPGGTGGGVGGVPYPGSGGPTGTAGGVGGVPYPGGGGPSGTGGGIGGAPYPGGGPEGTGGGVGGVRYPGGGGPSGTRGGVGGAPYPGGGPGGTGGGVGGVPYPGGGPGGTGGDVGEVRYPGGGPGGTGGGVGGVPYPGSGGPTGTAGGVGGVPYPGGGGPSGTGGGVGGVLYPGGGPGGIGGGVGGVPYPGSGGPSGTGGGVGGAPYPGGGPGGTGGGVGGVRYPGGGGPSGTGGGVGGAPYPGGGPGGTGGVVGGAPYPGGGPGGTGGGVGEVRYPGGGGPSGTGGGVGGAPYPGGGPGGTGGGVGGVRYPGGGGPSGTGGGIGGAPYPGGGPGGTGGGVGGVRYPGGGGPSGTGGGVGGVPYPGGGPGDTGGGVGGVPYPGSGGPGGTGGGVGGVRYPGGGGPSGTGGGVGGVPYPGGGPGDTGGGVGGVPYPGGGPGGTGGGVGGVPYPGSGGPTGTAGGVGGVPYPGGGGPSGTGGGVGGVPYPGGGPGGTGGGVGGVPYPGGGGPSSTWGVVGGVPYPGGGPSGVEGRYPGNFPNGVGGEYYDGNLGGTGGPNRPGWYPGQQNVNDWSGQNGGEAGLPQKENIMSPQYYPSPGSQGSDDDADSQASSSVQKADSGTMASASAQGKYGQGTAQSQVSGTYSGSGSFSAQAGTNDGSKGAQTQVSGGKQGATSSAQGSGGRGKSQSQVQLHSNTGATSSDAQSSGWNHGTNSQVQTTSRGGMADAQANGEGSTSSQAQIGFQPYEKENDQSQTNSSIFLGGGTASAQSGTYRGQSQAQLQGSFKYGLSYNGAAQAGSGSGAAASRKPFNFSSSNSELFKPFSPFPTVVISSEEVTPDNNLQSAEILPALEEGGGEHYEPQAQTGGTQSPLVQKTDTVFTPPDPTRATGVRYNNPVPTRSSLQNTGVDDNYEQTNVNSDDYDEEYGDEYYDSTPTVFPSESVSKDGGLTVSSKQPNQYQQTHVSNGQYGARVTQDSSTGFHEGDILQPGQSLPGFTIPPGYRGRVVSISGSDTKVEGDGDSQSQTLTLTSGKNNVTYENRTKESAAAHSRALQTPRNRFRYDSRRYQQPAVPNSYLRSSPSPPSKPNYYTITNSVAGKIQSNRDTARKYEHRYYTKSSTCGYFTFSCNIVYGSNGRTKVCKPKVPTNPDGSPIKC
- the LOC124175040 gene encoding uncharacterized PE-PGRS family protein PE_PGRS54-like isoform X9, giving the protein MTRIPGPPLWSILVLIAVFGLVTVQAKYYEKKRFDRSIDQPQTTLGTPYRPSKQRTFNDYNTHYIAYKDAKLNVCYLEPMRNISSNGLNLWQKMLHNADQRTLYVSEQLLTKIEVWRLAGGRIVEFCRGRSAVLLQETKPVPGYMEDPFLNEIAEDENDVVPHRVADVVLKPLYARAKRQIQLEEREQLNSKLTVRQRRQAPFRGRFRGQTQSQYLNFGDGQSKEGKAEARITHDSSHAVVSGTNGMGQAQSMSSGGGDCEECPGYRQPTYPGRGGGTGSQGSVWSYPTGRPSSGTNYEGNYNPKNGWKPSGPGPEGQQTVDHELDNLLLPKIYPGDKTRGVPSQPNGKYPGGGPSSTSSVHPDSNTGSGIGRGPYPGGESTGTGGGVGGAGIPYPGGGSSGTWGGVGGVPYPGGGPTGTGGGVGGVPYPNGGPSGTGGGVGGVPYPGGGPGGTGGGVGRVRYPGGGGPSGTGGGVGGVPYPGGGGPSGTGGGVGGAPYPGGGPGGTGGGVGGAPYPGGGPGGTGGGVGGAPYPGGGPGGTGGGVGGVRYPGGGGPSGTGGGIGGAPYPGGGPEGTGGGVGGVRYPGGGGPSGTRGGVGGAPYPGGGPGGTGGGVGGVPYPGSGGPTGTAGGVGGVPYPGGGGPSGTGGGIGGAPYPGGGPEGTGGGVGGVRYPGGGGPSGTRGGVGGAPYPGGGPGGTGGGVGGVPYPGGGPGGTGGDVGEVRYPGGGPGGTGGGVGGVPYPGSGGPTGTAGGVGGVPYPGGGGPSGTGGGVGGVLYPGGGPGGIGGGVGGVPYPGSGGPSGTGGGVGGAPYPGGGPGGTGGGVGGVRYPGGGGPSGTGGGVGGAPYPGGGPGGTGGVVGGAPYPGGGPGGTGGGVGEVRYPGGGGPSGTGGGVGGAPYPGGGPGGTGGGVGGVRYPGGGGPSGTGGGIGGAPYPGGGPGGTGGGVGGVRYPGGGGPSGTGGGVGGVPYPGGGPGDTGGGVGGVPYPGSGGPGGTGGGVGGVRYPGGGGPSGTGGGVGGVPYPGGGPGDTGGGVGGVPYPGGGPGGTGGGVGGVPYPGSGGPTGTAGGVGGVPYPGGGGPSGTGGGVGGVPYPGGGPGGTGGGVGGVPYPGGGGPSSTWGVVGGVPYPGGGPSGVEGRYPGNFPNGVGGEYYDGNLGGTGGPNRPGWYPGQQNVNDWSGQNGGEAGLPQKENIMSPQYYPSPGSQGSDDDADSQASSSVQKADSGTMASASAQGKYGQGTAQSQVSGTYSGSGSFSAQAGTNDGSKGAQTQVSGGKQGATSSAQGSGGRGKSQSQVQLHSNTGATSSDAQSSGWNHGTNSQVQTTSRGGMADAQANGEGSTSSQAQIGFQPYEKENDQSQTNSSIFLGGGTASAQSGTYRGQSQAQLQGSFKYGLSYNGAAQAGSGSGAAASRKPFNFSSSNSELFKPFSPFPTVVISSEEVTPDNNLQSAEILPALEEGGGEHYEPQAQTGGTQSPLVQKTDTVFTPPDPTRATGVRYNNPVPTRSSLQNTGVDDNYEQTNVNSDDYDEEYGDEYYDSTPTVFPSESVSKDGGLTVSSKQPNQYQQTHVSNGQYGARVTQDSSTGFHEGDILQPGQSLPGFTIPPGYRGRVVSISGSDTKVEGDGDSQSQTLTLTSGKNNVTYENRTKESAAAHSRALQTPRNRFRYDSRRYQQPAVPNSYLRSSPSPPSKPNYYTITNSVAGKIQSNRDTARKYEHRYYTKSSTCGYFTFSCNIVYGSNGRTKVCKPKVPTNPDGSPIKC